In Ostrea edulis chromosome 10, xbOstEdul1.1, whole genome shotgun sequence, one genomic interval encodes:
- the LOC125665868 gene encoding uncharacterized protein LOC125665868, with amino-acid sequence MLICRFDKFVKRMKSNRISSLDFEVYHLETFSGHKEQFNKSKHCNNTSCLYFLTEFDLEVLQFLQNFSNKPSELLKIGIPALVTICLGPIAMIFYHSTTEFFWPKEKYPQLPNNNQCVSCFLTPAGLVYAISFGFAFSSALNKQSDILNKVTEEISFLDQAATLASKLKMNSDVRMEIYHAIKCEAIYMILQIENKRPTNFTKRPTVDVKTAIWEVLTLLQNENHPVEDHYVDDIMKRYLIDYISKLNNVCSDDISVLHSRTHWLMWVFLISLGFFSLYGVLMIQASSYRMELIMCTLTLFSISMLCYIVSDLDSPFSGFFRIDISIIVDVIYRLEVMHKMAALGFEETVCYPDSSRFTQKRYDSTEKPTVYIQTVC; translated from the exons ATGCTGATCTGTCGCTTCGATAAATTTGTGAAAAGAATGAAATCAAACCGCATTTCCAGTCTGGATTTTGAGGTCTATCACTTAGAAACATTTTCTGGACATAAAGAACAATTCAACAAATCGAAACATTGCAACAACACGTCCTGTCTCTACTTTCTCACCGAGTTCGACTTGGAGGTACtgcaatttcttcaaaacttttCTAACAAGCCTTCAGAATTATTAAAGATTGGTATACCTGCTTTAGTAACCATATGTTTGGGACCCATCGCCATGATATTCTATCATTCAACCACTGAATTTTTTTGGCCAAAGGAGAAGTATCCACAACTCCCCAACAACAACCAGTGCGTGTCCTGTTTCTTGACCCCCGCAGGACTTGTGTACGCCATATCGTTTGGATTTGCCTTCTCCTCAGCTCTTAATAAACAGAGTGACATTTTGAATAAGGTGACAGAAGAAATCAGTTTTCTAGACCAAGCTGCTACTCTGGCTAGTAAGCTTAAAATGAACAGTGACGTCAGGATGGAGATCTACCATGCCATCAAATGTGAAGCTATCTACATGATTCTGCAAATTGAGAATAAGCGGCCGACCAACTTCACTAAACGCCCCACTGTAGATGTCAAAA CTGCAATATGGGAGGTTCTTACTCtgcttcaaaatgaaaaccaTCCAGTTGAAGACCACTACGTCGATGACATAATGAAGAGATACCTCATTGATTACATATCCAAGCTCAACAATGTTTGTTCTGATGATATCAGCGTCTTGCATTCAAGGACGCACTGGTTAAT GTGGGTTTTTCTGATCTCATTGGGATTTTTCTCACTTTATGGAGTATTGATGATCCAGGCATCGTCTTATCGCATGGAACTGATTATGTGCACATTGACACTTTTTTCCATCAGCATGCTGTGTTACATTGTCTCCGATTTGGATTCGCCGTTCTCCGGGTTTTTTCGGATTGACATTTCCATCATTGTTGACGTCATATACAGGTTAGAGGTCATGCACAAGATGGCGGCGCTTGGGTTTGAGGAAACCGTCTGCTACCCAGACAGTTCACGATTCACTCAGAAGAGATATGACAGTACAGAAAAACCAACGGTATATATACAGACAGTATGCTAA